From bacterium, the proteins below share one genomic window:
- a CDS encoding DUF1080 domain-containing protein translates to MNAKNSAALLAVLGLLSLPALSMAQEAKEPRMVATPAMSAPSDAVVLFDGKNLEQWQTEDGQPAQWKVENGVMTVSKGNIVTRKSFGDMQLHLEFASPNPPKGEGQDRGNSGVYVMDRYEVQVLDSYNNPTYIDGMLGAVYKIAPPLVNACRKPGEWQTYDIIVRAPRFDADGKKIKDANVTVLLNGVLVQDHLDVPAPTGGRENTPEQATGPILLQDHNHPVQYRNIWVREL, encoded by the coding sequence ATGAACGCGAAAAATTCCGCCGCACTTCTGGCCGTGCTCGGCCTGCTGAGCCTTCCCGCCCTGAGCATGGCCCAGGAGGCGAAAGAGCCCCGTATGGTCGCCACCCCCGCAATGTCGGCGCCCTCGGATGCGGTCGTGCTGTTCGACGGGAAGAATCTGGAGCAGTGGCAGACCGAGGACGGTCAGCCGGCGCAGTGGAAAGTCGAAAACGGCGTGATGACTGTCAGCAAGGGCAACATAGTCACCCGCAAGTCTTTCGGCGACATGCAGTTGCACCTGGAGTTCGCCTCGCCGAACCCGCCCAAGGGCGAGGGCCAGGACCGCGGCAACAGCGGGGTCTACGTGATGGACCGCTACGAGGTGCAGGTGCTCGACTCGTACAACAACCCGACCTACATCGACGGGATGCTGGGCGCGGTGTACAAGATCGCCCCGCCGTTGGTCAACGCCTGCCGCAAGCCGGGCGAGTGGCAGACCTACGACATCATCGTGCGCGCCCCGCGGTTCGACGCGGACGGCAAGAAAATCAAGGACGCCAATGTCACCGTGCTGCTCAACGGCGTGCTGGTCCAGGACCATCTGGATGTCCCGGCGCCCACCGGCGGGCGGGAAAACACCCCGGAGCAGGCAACCGGGCCGATCCTGCTGCAGGACCACAACCATCCGGTCCAGTACCGCAACATCTGGGTGCGTGAGCTGTAA